A region from the Mucilaginibacter sp. CSA2-8R genome encodes:
- the dinB gene encoding DNA polymerase IV produces the protein MSTDRQIIHMDQDAFFVSVEVRKDPRLVGRPVIIGGLSDRGVVTSCSYEARKFGVHAAMPARLAKSLCPQGIWIRGNMDEYSKASHEITEIIREQVPLLEKASIDEHYIDMTGMDKHFGTLRYAREIRAKVIRETGLPISFGLSVNKTVSKMATNECKPNGELSVARPGVRPFLDPLSIRKIPGLGEKTFIKLSDMGIKSIHTLSQVHPQYMTSILGKNGIWLLQKAKGIDDAPVVPYQERKSIGTQSTFSSDSIDIDTINHLLTSMVMDLAFELRQSKKQTACVTLTIRYSTFETVTKQARVPYTALDRVLIDKTKELFKQLYQKRLLIRLVGVRLSELVSGFEQIDLYAASEEQYSLYQAMDKIRNRFGPGSIKLASGVDLNL, from the coding sequence ATGAGCACTGACCGTCAGATTATTCATATGGACCAGGATGCCTTCTTCGTTTCTGTAGAGGTAAGGAAAGACCCGCGTTTGGTGGGCCGTCCGGTGATCATCGGGGGCTTATCCGATCGCGGTGTGGTCACGTCCTGCAGTTACGAAGCACGCAAATTCGGCGTACACGCGGCAATGCCTGCAAGGTTGGCTAAAAGTCTATGTCCGCAGGGGATCTGGATACGCGGTAATATGGATGAGTATTCCAAAGCCTCACACGAAATCACTGAGATCATACGCGAACAAGTGCCGCTTTTGGAAAAGGCCAGCATCGATGAACACTACATCGATATGACCGGCATGGATAAACATTTCGGCACCCTTCGCTACGCCAGGGAGATACGTGCTAAAGTCATCCGGGAAACTGGCTTGCCGATCTCCTTTGGACTCTCGGTCAACAAGACCGTATCCAAAATGGCCACCAATGAATGCAAACCCAATGGTGAACTGAGTGTCGCACGCCCCGGTGTCCGGCCTTTTCTGGATCCGCTTTCCATACGAAAGATCCCTGGGTTGGGTGAAAAAACATTCATTAAGCTGAGTGATATGGGCATCAAAAGCATCCACACCCTGTCACAGGTTCACCCGCAGTATATGACCAGTATCCTTGGGAAAAACGGCATCTGGTTATTACAAAAAGCCAAAGGCATTGATGATGCCCCGGTTGTCCCTTACCAGGAGCGGAAAAGTATCGGCACGCAATCCACGTTCAGCAGTGACAGCATTGACATAGACACCATCAACCACTTACTGACCTCTATGGTCATGGATCTGGCTTTTGAACTCAGACAAAGTAAGAAGCAGACCGCCTGCGTGACCCTAACCATACGCTACTCTACATTTGAGACCGTGACCAAACAGGCAAGAGTGCCCTATACGGCATTAGACCGGGTGCTGATCGATAAGACGAAAGAGCTGTTCAAACAGCTTTACCAGAAAAGATTACTGATCCGGCTGGTCGGCGTACGATTGTCCGAACTGGTCAGCGGCTTTGAGCAGATCGATCTCTATGCCGCGTCAGAAGAACAGTATAGCCTCTACCAGGCCATGGATAAGATCCGGAACCGCTTCGGGCCGGGTTCTATTAAACTTGCATCGGGTGTTGACCTTAACCTTTAA
- a CDS encoding DUF4134 domain-containing protein, with amino-acid sequence MRMIMLFSALFLGLPLYAQDGNAGIQEATTQVKSYFDTGTSLMYAIGAIVGLVGAIKVYKKWNDGEHDTGKVASSWFGSCIFLVVVATVLKSFFGV; translated from the coding sequence ATGCGCATGATCATGCTTTTCAGCGCATTGTTTCTCGGCTTGCCGCTCTATGCTCAGGATGGAAATGCGGGTATTCAGGAAGCTACTACACAGGTCAAAAGCTACTTCGATACGGGAACCAGCTTGATGTATGCGATCGGCGCTATCGTAGGACTGGTAGGTGCGATCAAAGTTTACAAAAAATGGAACGATGGTGAACATGACACCGGTAAAGTAGCTTCCAGCTGGTTCGGCAGCTGCATCTTCTTGGTGGTCGTAGCCACGGTTTTAAAATCATTTTTTGGCGTTTAA
- the traK gene encoding conjugative transposon protein TraK, whose product MFTHLKNIETAFKHVKIFTYLLIAACMVISCFAMYKSYQAADMAGRHIYILANGKALEAFAADRKDNIPVEAKDHISMFHHYFFTLDPDEKVINANISKALYLADESAKNQYNDLKEKSYYNNLISGNISQQVVVDSVRLDIDQYPYYFKCYATQKLIRSTSTVNRSLITQGYLRNVTRSDNNPHGFLIQQWETIANKDTTIQRP is encoded by the coding sequence ATGTTCACACATCTCAAAAACATCGAAACAGCTTTTAAACACGTCAAAATATTTACCTACCTGCTGATCGCAGCGTGTATGGTGATCTCTTGCTTTGCCATGTACAAAAGCTATCAGGCCGCCGATATGGCTGGCCGGCATATCTATATTTTGGCTAACGGCAAAGCCTTGGAAGCATTTGCCGCGGATCGGAAAGATAACATTCCGGTGGAGGCTAAAGATCACATCAGCATGTTTCACCATTACTTTTTCACGCTTGACCCGGATGAGAAAGTGATCAACGCCAACATCAGTAAAGCGCTTTACCTGGCTGATGAGAGTGCAAAGAACCAGTACAATGACTTGAAAGAGAAAAGCTATTACAATAATCTGATCTCCGGTAATATCTCTCAGCAGGTCGTTGTCGACAGCGTCCGTTTGGACATTGACCAGTACCCATACTATTTCAAATGTTATGCGACGCAAAAACTGATCCGGTCCACTTCCACGGTAAACCGGAGTTTGATCACCCAGGGCTATCTAAGGAATGTCACGCGTTCGGATAACAACCCACACGGCTTCCTTATCCAGCAATGGGAAACAATAGCCAATAAAGATACGACCATTCAACGACCATAG
- a CDS encoding conjugal transfer protein TraI produces the protein MKKIKIMITVWLALLLSITLTNKAKAQFVVTEVIKITVTKVIKAIDLKVQRMQNKTIWLQNAQKVIENQLSKLKLTEISAWTDQQKKLYSDYYTELWKIKSTIAYYQRIKDVTLKQAALVQQYHRAWTLFKQDKHFRPEELSYMENVYSGILKASMQNLDQILMVINGFKTQMTDQQRLELIDKAGDQLDENYNDLKQFNNQNISIILQRSRDLADTRSIKKWYGIN, from the coding sequence ATGAAAAAAATCAAGATAATGATCACCGTGTGGCTTGCATTGCTGCTATCGATCACCTTAACAAATAAGGCAAAAGCACAATTTGTCGTGACCGAGGTTATCAAGATAACGGTCACAAAGGTTATTAAAGCGATCGATCTGAAAGTTCAGCGAATGCAGAATAAAACCATTTGGTTGCAAAACGCCCAAAAGGTGATTGAGAACCAGCTTTCTAAATTGAAGCTCACCGAGATATCAGCTTGGACAGATCAGCAGAAAAAGCTTTACAGCGATTACTACACCGAACTCTGGAAGATCAAATCGACCATTGCTTACTACCAACGGATCAAAGACGTAACACTCAAACAGGCCGCATTGGTACAGCAGTACCACCGCGCCTGGACCTTGTTCAAACAGGATAAGCATTTCAGGCCGGAAGAATTGAGCTACATGGAAAATGTGTACAGTGGGATTCTGAAAGCCAGTATGCAAAATTTGGATCAGATCTTAATGGTCATCAATGGCTTTAAAACGCAAATGACAGATCAGCAACGTTTGGAACTGATCGACAAGGCCGGCGATCAGCTGGACGAGAACTATAACGATCTAAAGCAATTCAATAACCAAAACATCAGTATCATTCTACAACGCAGCCGCGATTTAGCAGATACTAGATCAATCAAAAAATGGTATGGGATCAATTAA
- the traJ gene encoding conjugative transposon protein TraJ, translating into MKKKHWIAAMIAVTAIALPGLSKAEGLAGDIQGLQGTLNEVYNDMLPMCSQLVGVGRAIAGFGALGYIGSRVWRQIASAEPIDFYPLLRPFGLGLAILLFPTVIAVVNGIMQPTVNATGNMVKNSDAAIAALLKAKQDAVEKTDTWQMYVGSDGDGDRDKWYKYTHPDDPTGEDEGMFASVGNDVKFAMAKASYNFRNTVKQWMSEVLQVLFEAAALCINTIRTFYLIILAILGPIVFGLAVFDGFQHTLTVWLAKYINVFLWLPVSNIFGAIIGKVEENMLKLDISQVQTAGDTFFSSTDTAYLIFLIIGIIGYFTVPSVANYIVNAGGGNGLLQKVNSMVSMASNTSIQAGSALGSRMATGAVNLINAPGHFADGYQNNGQNASPTANDLQSQRIAGKQGS; encoded by the coding sequence ATGAAAAAGAAACATTGGATAGCCGCGATGATCGCGGTTACGGCTATCGCTTTGCCCGGACTTTCCAAAGCCGAGGGGTTGGCGGGCGACATACAGGGTTTACAAGGCACGCTCAACGAAGTTTATAACGACATGCTGCCGATGTGCAGCCAACTGGTCGGTGTCGGAAGGGCCATCGCGGGATTTGGTGCCTTAGGTTATATCGGTAGTCGTGTATGGCGGCAGATCGCCAGCGCAGAGCCAATTGACTTTTACCCGCTCTTAAGACCTTTCGGATTGGGTTTAGCCATTCTGTTATTCCCGACCGTGATCGCGGTGGTCAATGGGATCATGCAGCCCACGGTAAACGCAACAGGCAATATGGTCAAGAATTCTGATGCGGCCATAGCAGCACTGTTAAAAGCGAAACAAGATGCAGTAGAAAAAACAGATACCTGGCAGATGTATGTGGGTTCAGATGGAGATGGTGACCGGGATAAATGGTATAAATACACGCACCCGGACGATCCTACAGGTGAAGACGAAGGGATGTTTGCCAGCGTTGGGAATGACGTAAAGTTTGCAATGGCGAAGGCGTCCTATAATTTCCGCAATACGGTCAAACAATGGATGAGTGAAGTTTTGCAGGTTCTCTTTGAAGCAGCCGCACTTTGTATTAATACCATCCGAACGTTTTACCTGATCATCCTCGCCATTTTAGGGCCGATAGTTTTTGGCCTCGCTGTCTTTGATGGGTTCCAACATACGTTGACCGTTTGGCTGGCCAAATACATCAATGTTTTCTTATGGCTACCAGTGTCTAACATCTTCGGGGCTATCATCGGAAAAGTTGAGGAAAACATGCTGAAGCTGGATATTTCGCAGGTACAAACTGCGGGTGATACGTTCTTCAGTTCGACCGACACGGCCTACCTCATATTCCTGATCATCGGTATTATCGGTTATTTCACGGTACCGAGCGTAGCCAATTACATTGTGAATGCCGGTGGCGGCAATGGCTTACTTCAAAAGGTCAATTCGATGGTCAGCATGGCATCCAATACGTCTATACAGGCTGGGTCAGCTCTAGGTAGCCGCATGGCTACCGGTGCGGTCAATCTGATCAATGCACCTGGTCACTTTGCAGATGGCTATCAAAATAATGGGCAGAATGCTTCACCCACAGCGAATGACCTCCAGTCGCAACGCATTGCAGGTAAACAAGGATCTTAA
- a CDS encoding DUF4133 domain-containing protein translates to MAIYQINKGINKPIEFKGLKAQYIGYLAGGLVILLILFAAMYIMGVPVSICLIITAVLGSLLFYQVFKLSHKYGEHGLMKIAAKRYLPNHLKFSSRKIFLRLKR, encoded by the coding sequence ATGGCAATCTATCAGATCAATAAAGGCATTAATAAGCCGATTGAATTTAAGGGTTTGAAAGCGCAGTATATCGGCTATCTGGCCGGTGGCCTGGTCATCTTACTAATTCTCTTCGCCGCCATGTACATTATGGGTGTACCAGTCAGTATTTGTCTGATCATTACTGCGGTTTTAGGTAGTCTGCTCTTTTATCAGGTATTTAAACTAAGCCACAAATATGGTGAACACGGCCTGATGAAAATAGCGGCTAAACGCTACCTGCCAAACCACCTTAAATTCAGCTCCCGAAAAATTTTCTTACGGTTAAAACGATGA
- the traM gene encoding conjugative transposon protein TraM translates to MEVTAKSGQLPLHTPDFLKQRKFMVMIPVLIIPFLLMAFWALGGGRQQSNFDANNPANGLNTTLPQAQFKDEQEKDKMGVYQNAKKDSVGLNADGISPAFTEALGLNGTKLPRGNSSVKLNTSVTSDATTNSAEASEVQIKAKLAQINSQINQPEQTRYAGGGSSIPETDADVKRLSKMMKSMNNTGAGADPEMKQLSRMLTQIQNIQNPESVTEKKTVNKPEKPFKAIAATIDGKQKVRDGGAVKLKLTESVTLKGQLFPVGQEVYGTGQITNQRLIVRISNIRIDQQIVPVDLIIYSLDGMPGLPAPEAELSAEVGANANSALQNMQIMSMDQSIASQAAAGGINAAKGLFSKKIRKIKVKLDDQFPVLLKINK, encoded by the coding sequence ATGGAAGTAACAGCTAAAAGCGGTCAACTGCCGCTGCATACACCGGATTTCTTAAAACAACGCAAGTTCATGGTGATGATACCTGTACTCATTATTCCCTTTCTACTGATGGCTTTTTGGGCCTTAGGTGGTGGGCGACAACAAAGCAATTTCGACGCAAACAACCCGGCGAACGGGTTGAACACCACCTTGCCTCAGGCGCAATTCAAAGACGAGCAAGAGAAAGACAAAATGGGTGTTTATCAAAATGCTAAAAAGGATTCGGTCGGATTAAATGCCGATGGGATCAGTCCAGCGTTTACAGAGGCCTTAGGTTTAAATGGCACAAAATTACCCAGAGGAAACTCATCGGTAAAGCTGAACACCAGCGTAACATCGGATGCCACTACAAACAGTGCAGAAGCCAGTGAGGTGCAGATCAAAGCTAAGCTTGCACAGATAAATAGCCAGATCAACCAGCCGGAACAGACCAGATATGCAGGTGGCGGTTCATCAATACCCGAAACAGATGCCGATGTTAAACGGCTTTCGAAGATGATGAAAAGCATGAACAACACAGGTGCCGGGGCTGATCCTGAAATGAAACAGTTAAGCAGAATGCTAACACAGATCCAAAATATCCAAAACCCGGAAAGCGTTACGGAAAAGAAAACGGTGAACAAGCCGGAAAAGCCTTTCAAAGCGATCGCTGCGACGATAGATGGCAAGCAAAAAGTGCGTGACGGCGGAGCAGTTAAATTAAAACTGACAGAAAGCGTTACGCTCAAAGGCCAGCTGTTTCCTGTGGGACAAGAGGTTTATGGAACAGGGCAAATTACGAATCAAAGGCTGATCGTACGCATCAGCAACATTCGCATAGATCAGCAGATCGTGCCAGTAGATCTGATCATCTATAGCCTGGATGGTATGCCCGGCCTCCCTGCACCGGAAGCGGAACTAAGTGCAGAGGTTGGCGCTAATGCCAATAGTGCGTTACAAAATATGCAGATCATGAGTATGGATCAATCGATCGCTTCCCAGGCAGCAGCAGGTGGCATAAACGCGGCAAAAGGTCTATTCAGCAAAAAGATCAGGAAGATCAAGGTGAAGTTAGACGATCAATTTCCTGTACTACTGAAGATCAATAAATAG
- a CDS encoding TraG family conjugative transposon ATPase, translating into MISHSKAEQVFPIYKIEHNCLISAQGDMTLGFKVKLPEIFTLSNDEYHAFHEVWIKALKLLPKNSIFHKQDWFIGDRYQAAFAKDGKAVSETFLSHSSEGYFNERAYLHHHCHIYLTKKPDKFKQYTSAVSTLMRKRIVPVQTTCDELFYEFQDSAGQFVKVLEDSGLISLTRLDDDQLAGTAKRTGALEQYCFLLNEHQPPVLKDLHIQDEIRIGDDHCQLYTLSDAEDLPPLCGPRITYDKYSTDKTKFSTGFATPIGGLLNCNHLYNQYIFIEDSQQTLRKLEAKKLRLQSLSAYSRENAIGRDATHDFLNEAISQQRLPVKAHFNILAWTDDPADLKDLKNRVSSSLAQMDAQPKQETDGAAQIWWAGLPGNEATFPMNDSFDTFVEQASCFLNLETNYRSSLSPCGLRLGDRLSGNPVHVDISDDPMSKGITTNRNKFILGPSGSGKSFFTNHLLRSYFEQGAHIVLVDVGHSYQGLCEFVGGYYFTYTEQDPISFNPFYIPEGDHLDTEKKESIKAMILALWKKEDEGVQRSEYVAISDALYHYYEKLKEQPDTFPCFDTFYEFLAGDFYETMKRSKVKDHRFDIDNLLFVLKPFFRGGEYAYLLNAKENLNLLQKRFIVFELDNIKDHPILFPVVTLIIMETFVSKMRKLDKATRKMILIEEAWKAIAREGMAEYIKYLFKTVRKYFGEALVVTQDIEDIISSPVVKQAIINNSDCKILLDQRKYQNDFPKIQQLLGITDKETALIMSMNRNNDESLKYKEVFISLNGQLSKVYRTEVSREEYWTYTTESSEKAKVHAYAKKYGSIQRGIAAIVREELEQAA; encoded by the coding sequence ATGATCTCACACAGCAAAGCGGAACAAGTTTTCCCCATTTATAAGATCGAGCACAACTGTTTGATCTCAGCGCAGGGCGATATGACGCTTGGTTTCAAAGTGAAGCTCCCCGAGATCTTCACCTTGTCGAACGATGAATACCATGCTTTCCACGAGGTATGGATCAAAGCGCTCAAGCTCCTGCCAAAGAACAGTATTTTCCATAAGCAGGATTGGTTCATAGGCGACCGCTATCAGGCGGCATTTGCAAAGGATGGTAAAGCGGTGTCAGAAACATTCCTTTCCCATTCCAGTGAAGGCTACTTTAATGAGCGGGCCTATCTGCATCACCATTGCCATATCTACCTGACGAAAAAGCCGGATAAGTTTAAACAATACACCAGTGCGGTCAGTACCTTGATGCGTAAACGCATTGTACCGGTACAAACTACCTGTGATGAGCTGTTTTATGAATTTCAGGATAGTGCCGGGCAATTTGTAAAGGTGTTGGAAGATAGCGGGTTGATCTCACTGACCCGTTTAGATGATGATCAGTTGGCAGGTACGGCGAAACGAACAGGTGCTTTAGAACAATATTGCTTCCTGTTGAACGAACATCAGCCTCCGGTTTTGAAAGACTTGCATATCCAGGACGAGATCCGTATCGGTGATGACCACTGCCAGCTTTACACGCTGAGTGATGCCGAAGACCTCCCGCCTTTGTGCGGGCCAAGGATCACTTACGATAAATACAGTACTGACAAGACAAAATTCAGTACCGGATTCGCCACACCGATCGGTGGTTTGCTGAACTGCAACCATTTGTATAACCAGTACATCTTTATCGAAGACAGTCAGCAAACTTTGAGAAAACTGGAGGCTAAAAAATTGCGCTTACAATCGCTATCCGCCTACTCGCGGGAAAATGCGATCGGCCGGGATGCCACGCATGACTTTTTGAATGAAGCCATCAGCCAGCAGCGTTTACCGGTAAAAGCTCATTTTAATATTCTGGCCTGGACAGATGACCCTGCCGATCTAAAGGACCTGAAAAACAGGGTCAGTTCATCCTTAGCGCAAATGGATGCACAGCCTAAACAGGAAACAGACGGTGCTGCACAGATCTGGTGGGCTGGGTTGCCGGGCAATGAAGCAACTTTCCCTATGAATGATTCCTTTGATACATTCGTCGAACAAGCCTCTTGTTTTCTTAATCTGGAAACGAACTACCGCTCAAGTTTAAGTCCTTGTGGATTGCGGTTAGGTGATCGACTTTCGGGTAATCCGGTTCATGTGGACATCAGCGATGACCCGATGAGCAAAGGGATCACCACAAATCGTAATAAGTTTATTTTAGGTCCGTCAGGCAGCGGCAAGTCATTCTTTACCAATCACTTGTTACGTAGTTATTTTGAGCAGGGCGCGCATATCGTTTTGGTGGATGTGGGTCATAGCTACCAGGGCTTATGTGAATTTGTTGGGGGATACTACTTTACCTACACAGAACAGGATCCGATCAGCTTCAACCCCTTCTATATTCCGGAAGGCGATCACCTGGATACCGAAAAAAAGGAAAGCATCAAAGCGATGATCCTTGCGCTCTGGAAAAAAGAGGACGAAGGTGTACAGCGTTCAGAATATGTAGCTATCTCTGATGCTTTGTATCACTATTACGAAAAGTTAAAGGAGCAGCCTGATACTTTCCCGTGTTTCGACACTTTCTACGAGTTTTTGGCGGGTGATTTCTACGAGACGATGAAGCGATCCAAAGTAAAGGACCATCGTTTTGATATCGATAACCTGCTCTTTGTGCTGAAACCATTTTTTAGAGGTGGCGAATACGCTTACCTGCTGAACGCGAAGGAAAATTTGAACCTCCTGCAAAAACGGTTTATTGTATTTGAACTGGATAACATTAAAGATCATCCCATTTTGTTTCCGGTCGTAACGCTCATCATCATGGAAACGTTCGTCTCTAAAATGCGAAAGCTTGATAAAGCTACCCGTAAGATGATTCTGATCGAAGAGGCCTGGAAAGCCATCGCGCGTGAAGGAATGGCCGAGTATATCAAGTACTTGTTCAAAACAGTGCGGAAGTATTTTGGGGAGGCGCTGGTGGTCACCCAAGATATTGAAGACATTATAAGCTCTCCCGTGGTAAAGCAAGCGATCATCAACAACAGTGACTGTAAGATTCTGCTTGACCAGCGTAAATACCAAAATGACTTTCCTAAAATTCAGCAGCTCTTAGGTATAACGGATAAGGAAACCGCGCTGATCATGAGTATGAACAGGAACAACGATGAAAGCTTAAAGTACAAAGAAGTTTTCATCAGCCTGAATGGCCAGCTTTCTAAAGTCTACCGCACTGAGGTGAGCCGGGAAGAATATTGGACCTATACCACCGAATCTTCGGAAAAAGCAAAAGTACACGCCTACGCGAAAAAATACGGCAGTATACAGCGCGGTATTGCAGCTATCGTACGGGAAGAATTAGAACAGGCAGCATAA
- a CDS encoding TerB family tellurite resistance protein, with translation MKKHIIKSATTVLLFISISFSKTANAQGQEMQQLLLNMEKLTQLKSILANMKTGYQIYEQGYGTVSSLAKGNLSLHGVYLNGLLQVSPVVRNYGRVAEIVSQQASLLKEYKTAFARFKKSGSFNPKELNYMGSVYAHLVKQSLNDLSDLANVLTATKLRMSDDERIKAIDRIYTGSNDKLQFLRHFNRQGTMLSLQRTKEMGQVKTVKQLYGINN, from the coding sequence ATGAAAAAGCACATCATCAAATCAGCCACTACGGTTTTGCTATTTATTTCGATCAGCTTTTCGAAAACGGCCAATGCGCAGGGCCAGGAAATGCAGCAATTATTATTGAATATGGAGAAGCTGACCCAGTTGAAAAGTATTCTGGCCAATATGAAGACCGGCTACCAGATCTACGAGCAAGGGTATGGTACCGTATCTTCTTTAGCTAAAGGGAACCTTAGTTTGCATGGCGTCTACCTGAATGGCCTCTTACAGGTCAGTCCCGTGGTTCGGAACTATGGGCGGGTTGCGGAAATAGTAAGCCAGCAAGCCAGTTTACTCAAGGAGTATAAGACAGCCTTCGCCAGATTTAAAAAAAGCGGGAGTTTCAATCCAAAAGAACTGAATTACATGGGCAGCGTTTACGCGCATTTGGTCAAACAAAGCCTTAATGATCTAAGCGATCTGGCCAACGTCCTCACGGCGACCAAGCTACGGATGAGCGATGACGAACGGATCAAAGCCATTGATCGGATCTACACCGGCAGTAATGATAAACTGCAATTCCTTCGCCATTTCAACCGTCAAGGCACCATGCTTAGCTTACAACGAACCAAAGAAATGGGCCAGGTCAAAACGGTCAAGCAACTTTACGGGATAAACAACTAA
- a CDS encoding SOS response-associated peptidase family protein: protein MCYYNGQRVTRAEYIELKGLAKEVRKYNFLNTGVHNGFNYAPCAILVASEDGKDFDIVQAEWGYVPGYIKTRAEANIFRAKYTTLNFRSENLYTKEDGKRSMWADAAKNRRCLVLSSGIVESRHVPKIGKKGQELKEQIKYPYQVTVKDHEYFFMPGLYNEWLDPETGQFVNTVAFGITDSNTIMSQIHNSKKRMPTILTEDLAWEWLMEKPGEERLSQIARTQIPSRMLDFCTVDRDYRTSGEATPLAYPELGAIVLTFVDTEELSFNYWPEMQTVKA, encoded by the coding sequence ATGTGTTATTACAACGGACAGCGCGTAACTAGGGCGGAATACATCGAATTAAAGGGGCTGGCAAAAGAGGTCAGGAAGTACAATTTCCTGAATACGGGCGTTCATAATGGGTTTAATTATGCGCCATGTGCGATACTGGTCGCTTCAGAAGATGGCAAAGATTTCGACATCGTCCAGGCGGAATGGGGCTATGTTCCCGGCTATATCAAGACCCGGGCCGAAGCGAACATTTTCCGTGCAAAATACACTACGCTAAACTTCAGATCGGAGAATCTTTATACAAAAGAAGACGGTAAGCGCTCTATGTGGGCTGATGCGGCCAAGAACCGTCGCTGCCTGGTATTGTCGAGTGGTATCGTTGAGTCGAGGCACGTACCGAAGATCGGCAAAAAAGGACAGGAACTTAAAGAACAGATCAAGTACCCGTACCAGGTGACCGTCAAAGACCATGAATACTTTTTTATGCCTGGTCTATACAATGAGTGGTTAGACCCGGAGACCGGGCAATTTGTGAATACAGTTGCATTTGGGATCACAGATTCCAATACGATCATGTCACAGATCCATAACTCCAAAAAGCGGATGCCAACGATCCTGACGGAAGATCTGGCGTGGGAATGGCTGATGGAAAAGCCGGGCGAAGAACGCCTGTCACAGATCGCCCGTACGCAGATCCCATCGCGAATGCTTGACTTCTGCACCGTAGACCGCGATTATCGCACTTCGGGAGAAGCCACTCCGTTAGCATATCCTGAGTTGGGAGCGATCGTTCTTACCTTCGTTGACACGGAAGAATTGTCGTTCAACTACTGGCCCGAAATGCAAACTGTCAAGGCGTGA